In a genomic window of Ralstonia nicotianae:
- a CDS encoding phospholipase D-like domain-containing protein, producing MSAQKLTAFEQAAVAGLADKASLAAALLEAWADLPADSVQSARSLVNAAQLGVTEETATRDLLERSVGLGLVEAAPVGFKARSDAHLRFPRLAFALNAVAHYRSVVHRDATLAQIVLTKPPRPSVLEQKLSALGWRTTGLESTEHAFHGLVRTARRRVIVMTPFFDRTGAAWLQELLSHVPPGVERILILRSLEDTKREDYPVGFDAIAPWLKASRVQVFNYSIARMDGGRETFHAKAVLCDRSAAYLGSSNVTAASLENSMEMGVVLEGRATAGVAEVVDAVLAAAIKWI from the coding sequence ATGTCTGCGCAAAAGCTAACCGCTTTCGAACAAGCGGCCGTGGCCGGCTTAGCCGACAAAGCTAGCCTCGCAGCAGCGCTGCTGGAAGCATGGGCAGACCTGCCCGCCGATTCGGTACAGTCGGCCCGTTCGTTGGTCAACGCAGCCCAGTTGGGCGTCACCGAAGAGACTGCGACACGGGACCTGCTCGAACGTTCGGTTGGACTTGGTCTTGTTGAGGCGGCACCGGTGGGGTTCAAGGCTCGTAGCGACGCGCATCTGCGTTTTCCGCGTCTGGCCTTTGCCCTGAATGCGGTCGCGCACTATCGGTCGGTCGTCCACCGGGATGCAACCCTAGCGCAGATCGTGCTCACCAAGCCACCGCGGCCTAGCGTTCTCGAGCAGAAGCTATCGGCACTGGGTTGGCGAACGACAGGCCTGGAATCCACCGAGCACGCCTTTCACGGCCTGGTTCGAACCGCGCGGCGGCGCGTGATCGTCATGACGCCGTTCTTCGACCGCACGGGAGCTGCTTGGCTACAGGAGCTGCTGTCGCACGTGCCCCCCGGGGTCGAGCGCATCCTGATTCTTCGCAGCCTGGAAGACACCAAGCGGGAAGACTACCCGGTCGGATTCGACGCTATCGCACCGTGGCTCAAGGCGAGCCGCGTGCAGGTCTTCAACTACTCGATTGCACGAATGGATGGCGGCCGAGAGACGTTTCACGCGAAGGCGGTGCTCTGCGATCGCAGCGCCGCCTATCTCGGGTCATCAAACGTCACGGCGGCCTCACTTGAGAACTCGATGGAGATGGGGGTGGTGCTAGAGGGACGTGCAACTGCTGGCGTCGCCGAGGTCGTTGATGCAGTCCTTGCGGCTGCCATAAAGTGGATATGA
- a CDS encoding DEAD/DEAH box helicase — translation MPILSENPRDIHPAYKEAVVDSLLNGLSARLAGRGDFYKVIYGTKPSAALMSEFIVPMPTEERGGDEEADPIRISAHGMDFQIRSAAVDTTLSVSLTGAVYVRILPTEDDVKPGGRLEPTFPLTKEARAEIRGRIKEALTQLIASLPGGKTNPDWAAKSYDARKCVYESMGLPFDNRLDRSQAEEETEAEGANDENGEEGEARPTQEIAVGLATPDGLADDISPPPKWLRLELSLPSFEFTAATADVDAKKASDALNQTIAKQLADWAANTDPDTGGKLWGYRRARVRPSDVRDWKRYLEAVRASNLAVVIPKIELRWVVQAVPDPVDATRMTVHVALENWTAPLTKVNFKDLEPSFFQVSVAVTVPAADHQFLRLDRVKPSYRYNQYLKYPALGFNCGITLATDGPLHRLTTTWAPRYVLPRIIPTDSAVERNIEKLSQPDCLAGLTPLITTYEAWLVEVEKHPVGQGLEGPNAAEQLTAEREKLHLDLAAWRRELSAIRCGLEILEKSRAHWSGPGVQKSPLGIPFEAWVSMNAAMAKVAKSKGYDEWRLFQLAFILASIPAFATRISDFYSFYTPDVAKHTNAVTLLYFSTGGGKSEAFLGLLAFVLFLDRLRGKHRGVSALMRYPLRLLTLQQARRTFATMGAAEEVRHSREHPGEPFSLGFWVGGSNTPNWHSEEGYAEVPSDSEVAPNAESQHMDTQPYKSARERWLKLSSCPFCGNKDGSLLALRRHSDTGANAMGHYCTAPKETCSWNARFAKPTPLPFYIVDEDIYDLAPSVLLGTVDKLAAIGQSQGTIRKFFGMFGFAPLVETGSERLYVPMKPKEWDGHPGAGTRELFPSFASGEKRFFDPFPALLIQDEAHLLDESLGTFSGLFESALEAGFDQLAPLLKGHLSYEPDSTVRRKIKVIAASATVSEPQRQMRNLYQRDNTVQFPYPGPTLYDSFYATPLQPDATPDDTERAAIPVDDVELRSHWTRVYASILTNGHRHTVAMASALGHYHLMLTGLYERLRSEDPVKEKAARAELIRWVSVGPLQAQFVRLLAGADAATLLTLVDLHRIALTYVTNKKGGDQVIDTEKVQFEKLHQAEGYADHELNSELISGAVSAADIQEIVRRAETRVGVNKPFPELNDTLRSVIATSAISHGVDVEEFNAIFFAGIPSDIAEYIQASSRVGRTHVGFSLLVPVPQRYRDRFVLEIHDIFHRFLERMILPAAVDRWAEKALVRVMPSFFQEYVCGMNAIERLCAADDDKKRNSPTFAMAPDVRDFLDVPANMKATEAFMEKALGLSFSPSPEGKSYYRSLLKEQLTHYQQDFGVDRLVNATHLVKFFAARNSLLRPMTSLRDVDQPGLIHESGVDASFKPVRDGMTARAMFFIRRGSGADIDSTDSATEARS, via the coding sequence GTGCCCATCCTCAGTGAAAACCCACGCGACATCCACCCAGCCTACAAAGAAGCCGTAGTGGACAGCTTGCTTAATGGCCTATCTGCGCGGCTTGCCGGTCGGGGTGACTTCTATAAGGTCATCTATGGCACCAAGCCCAGTGCGGCACTGATGTCAGAATTCATAGTGCCGATGCCTACCGAGGAGCGCGGTGGTGACGAGGAGGCAGACCCAATCCGCATCAGCGCACACGGCATGGATTTCCAGATCCGCTCGGCCGCGGTAGATACGACTCTGAGTGTGTCACTGACCGGCGCCGTGTACGTCCGCATCCTTCCGACGGAGGACGACGTAAAGCCGGGGGGCCGCCTAGAGCCCACGTTTCCGCTGACCAAAGAAGCCCGTGCCGAAATCCGCGGAAGAATTAAGGAGGCGTTGACCCAGCTCATTGCCTCGCTACCAGGCGGCAAGACGAATCCGGACTGGGCTGCGAAAAGCTACGATGCACGCAAATGTGTGTACGAGTCGATGGGATTGCCCTTTGACAACCGGTTGGACCGTTCGCAGGCAGAAGAGGAGACCGAGGCTGAAGGCGCTAACGACGAGAATGGCGAGGAAGGCGAAGCACGTCCAACTCAGGAGATTGCCGTCGGCCTGGCGACGCCCGACGGTTTGGCAGACGATATCTCTCCTCCTCCGAAGTGGCTTCGGCTTGAGCTCTCCCTACCTTCGTTCGAATTCACGGCAGCGACGGCGGACGTCGATGCCAAGAAGGCGAGCGATGCCCTGAACCAGACCATCGCCAAGCAGCTCGCGGACTGGGCGGCCAACACGGACCCCGACACAGGAGGGAAGTTGTGGGGCTACCGTCGAGCCCGAGTTCGCCCGTCCGACGTGCGCGACTGGAAACGCTACTTAGAAGCAGTTCGTGCCTCGAACCTCGCTGTCGTCATACCCAAAATCGAGCTGCGCTGGGTCGTTCAGGCGGTACCTGACCCAGTCGACGCGACCCGCATGACCGTCCACGTGGCCTTGGAGAACTGGACCGCACCGCTCACGAAGGTCAACTTCAAGGATCTGGAGCCCTCGTTCTTCCAAGTCTCCGTGGCCGTGACAGTGCCTGCGGCTGACCACCAGTTCTTGCGCTTGGACCGCGTCAAACCGTCCTATCGGTACAACCAGTACCTGAAATACCCGGCGTTGGGGTTCAACTGTGGCATCACCCTCGCCACCGACGGTCCGCTACACCGGCTCACGACGACGTGGGCGCCACGTTACGTGCTGCCCCGAATCATCCCGACAGATAGCGCCGTTGAGCGCAACATCGAAAAGCTATCCCAGCCCGATTGCCTAGCTGGCCTGACGCCCCTCATTACCACCTACGAGGCGTGGCTCGTGGAGGTTGAGAAACATCCCGTGGGCCAGGGCCTCGAGGGGCCGAATGCCGCCGAACAACTGACCGCGGAGCGCGAGAAGTTGCATCTAGACCTCGCGGCGTGGCGCCGGGAATTGAGCGCCATCCGATGCGGGTTGGAAATCCTTGAGAAATCCCGCGCGCATTGGAGCGGGCCCGGCGTGCAAAAGTCGCCGCTGGGTATTCCGTTCGAGGCGTGGGTTTCGATGAACGCCGCCATGGCCAAGGTGGCCAAATCGAAAGGCTATGACGAGTGGCGCTTGTTCCAGCTCGCCTTCATCCTGGCGTCAATCCCAGCGTTCGCGACTCGCATCTCCGATTTCTACAGCTTCTACACGCCCGACGTTGCCAAGCACACGAACGCAGTGACGCTGCTGTATTTCTCAACCGGCGGTGGTAAGTCTGAGGCCTTCCTCGGCCTGCTCGCGTTCGTGCTCTTTCTCGACCGCCTACGGGGCAAACACAGGGGGGTGTCAGCGTTGATGCGCTACCCGCTGCGCTTGCTCACGCTGCAGCAGGCGCGCCGGACCTTCGCCACCATGGGCGCGGCTGAAGAGGTTCGGCATTCGCGCGAGCATCCCGGCGAGCCGTTCTCGCTGGGATTCTGGGTGGGCGGCAGCAACACGCCCAACTGGCACTCCGAGGAGGGATACGCCGAGGTGCCCAGTGATAGTGAGGTCGCACCCAACGCCGAGTCCCAGCACATGGATACCCAGCCCTACAAGAGCGCACGCGAGCGCTGGCTGAAGCTGTCGTCGTGCCCATTCTGTGGAAACAAGGACGGCAGCCTCCTGGCTCTGCGTCGCCACTCCGACACCGGCGCTAATGCGATGGGCCACTACTGCACGGCACCGAAGGAGACGTGCTCCTGGAACGCCCGCTTCGCCAAGCCGACCCCGTTGCCCTTCTACATCGTGGATGAGGACATCTACGACCTAGCACCGTCTGTTCTGCTGGGCACGGTCGACAAGCTCGCCGCCATCGGACAGTCGCAGGGGACCATCCGCAAGTTCTTCGGCATGTTCGGTTTCGCGCCCCTGGTCGAGACCGGTAGCGAGCGCTTGTATGTGCCGATGAAACCCAAGGAGTGGGATGGCCACCCAGGCGCCGGCACACGTGAACTGTTCCCGTCCTTTGCGTCTGGAGAAAAACGCTTCTTTGACCCGTTCCCTGCCCTGCTTATCCAGGACGAAGCGCACCTTCTGGACGAGTCCCTGGGGACGTTCTCCGGCCTATTCGAGTCTGCGCTTGAAGCGGGATTCGACCAACTCGCGCCGCTGCTGAAGGGCCACTTGTCGTATGAGCCCGACTCCACCGTGCGTCGAAAAATCAAGGTCATTGCCGCATCGGCCACCGTTAGCGAGCCGCAGCGGCAGATGCGCAACCTCTACCAGCGCGACAACACCGTTCAGTTCCCATATCCCGGGCCGACTCTCTATGACTCGTTTTACGCGACCCCTCTCCAACCAGACGCCACACCGGATGACACCGAACGCGCAGCGATTCCCGTCGACGACGTGGAGCTGCGCAGCCACTGGACGCGCGTCTACGCTTCCATCCTGACTAACGGACACCGCCATACCGTAGCGATGGCCTCTGCGCTTGGGCATTACCACCTGATGCTCACCGGTTTGTACGAGCGTCTGCGCAGTGAGGACCCCGTCAAGGAGAAAGCCGCCCGCGCCGAGCTGATTCGGTGGGTGTCAGTCGGTCCTCTTCAAGCGCAGTTCGTTCGGCTCCTGGCTGGCGCCGATGCTGCGACACTGCTGACGCTCGTCGACTTGCACCGCATCGCCCTGACCTACGTCACCAACAAGAAAGGCGGCGACCAGGTTATAGACACTGAGAAGGTGCAGTTCGAGAAACTCCACCAAGCCGAGGGGTACGCCGACCACGAGTTGAACTCGGAGCTTATTTCAGGTGCCGTCTCTGCCGCGGACATTCAAGAAATTGTCCGGCGGGCCGAGACCCGCGTTGGCGTCAACAAGCCTTTCCCAGAGCTAAATGACACACTCCGATCGGTCATCGCCACTTCCGCGATATCGCACGGCGTGGACGTGGAGGAGTTCAACGCGATATTCTTTGCGGGCATTCCGTCGGATATTGCCGAATACATCCAGGCATCGTCACGCGTTGGCCGCACGCACGTGGGCTTCTCACTGCTGGTACCTGTGCCCCAGCGGTATCGAGACCGGTTTGTGCTGGAGATTCACGACATCTTCCACAGGTTCCTAGAACGGATGATTCTGCCTGCTGCTGTAGACCGGTGGGCCGAGAAGGCGCTCGTGCGCGTGATGCCAAGCTTCTTCCAGGAGTACGTCTGCGGCATGAACGCCATCGAGCGCCTGTGTGCCGCCGATGACGACAAGAAGCGCAACAGCCCCACGTTTGCGATGGCGCCCGATGTGCGAGACTTCTTGGACGTGCCGGCCAACATGAAGGCCACGGAAGCGTTCATGGAGAAGGCGCTAGGCCTATCCTTCTCGCCTTCGCCGGAAGGCAAGAGCTATTACCGGTCCCTGCTCAAGGAGCAGCTCACCCACTACCAGCAGGACTTTGGAGTCGACCGACTGGTCAACGCGACGCACCTGGTCAAGTTCTTTGCTGCCCGCAACAGCCTGCTGCGGCCGATGACATCACTGCGCGACGTGGACCAGCCAGGATTAATTCACGAGTCGGGCGTCGATGCCTCATTCAAGCCCGTGAGGGACGGTATGACGGCTCGGGCGATGTTCTTCATCCGGCGAGGTTCCGGAGCAGACATCGATTCCACAGACAGTGCCACGGAAGCGCGTAGCTGA
- a CDS encoding HsdM family class I SAM-dependent methyltransferase, protein MPYSKALAAEVELGAFVTVLNQISFLDATYWLSSSYAMLTDEGHRKRLAMFFTPASLTEGLLDDLAAQGVDFGSQSFIDPACGGAAFLAPIALRMRTELKGRGYTARRLLKHIEKHLLGFDLDKTLCALSKHFLCMALHEEILETGYVPSFMVNLADSLTHLAPAFGTADVVVCNPPYRKMTAEELESLRPIYTDVIEAQPNLYALFITLCVRLLRIGGHAALVTPTSFLSGQYFGRLRKFLLRNTDVEHIGMVSDRQGVFIDVEQETALTVLRRRAEEDRTQLRTNVSVVSATGQYTNVGESSLPNAGAAWPIPRSVEDVALLKTAALSQSRLSDYGYRARIGAYVWNRDKRPKFESLQDARRAKAHTAMPLMWSRDIIPGAMIRLEDTSTFDGKHRFVDLGDRRHTSVVASPCVVVQRVTSNDQPRRLVAAAVSPGVFDTFGGFIGENHVVIIEAVSEKPALPPTRMAKLLSASAVDRYFRCISGATNVSVFELNQLALPDPQALKEAATNGRSMDDAVNLAFGIVSEK, encoded by the coding sequence TTGCCCTATTCGAAGGCCCTCGCCGCCGAGGTCGAACTGGGCGCATTCGTCACCGTACTAAATCAGATCAGCTTTCTCGATGCCACATATTGGCTCAGTTCATCCTATGCGATGCTAACTGACGAAGGCCATCGGAAGCGGCTTGCGATGTTCTTCACTCCAGCATCGCTCACCGAAGGTCTGCTAGATGACCTGGCGGCACAAGGCGTCGATTTTGGAAGCCAATCCTTCATCGATCCGGCATGCGGTGGCGCCGCCTTCCTGGCCCCGATTGCATTGCGCATGCGAACAGAGTTGAAAGGACGGGGATACACGGCCCGAAGGCTTCTCAAGCACATTGAGAAGCACCTCCTCGGTTTCGACCTGGACAAGACTTTGTGCGCGCTGTCCAAGCACTTCCTATGCATGGCTCTGCACGAGGAAATCCTGGAGACCGGCTATGTTCCGTCGTTCATGGTCAATTTGGCTGACTCCCTGACCCACTTGGCCCCAGCCTTCGGGACTGCCGACGTCGTCGTCTGCAATCCGCCATACCGCAAGATGACCGCCGAAGAGCTGGAATCGTTGCGCCCTATATACACGGACGTTATCGAAGCGCAGCCAAATCTCTACGCTCTCTTCATAACCCTCTGCGTGCGCCTGCTGCGTATCGGCGGTCATGCCGCACTGGTCACACCGACCAGCTTCCTTTCCGGCCAGTACTTCGGGCGGCTGCGCAAATTCCTTCTCCGAAACACCGACGTCGAGCATATAGGCATGGTCAGTGACAGGCAGGGCGTGTTCATCGACGTCGAGCAAGAGACTGCGTTGACCGTGCTTCGTCGGCGTGCCGAAGAGGACCGCACACAGTTGAGAACCAACGTGTCGGTTGTGTCGGCGACTGGCCAGTACACGAACGTCGGTGAAAGCAGCCTGCCCAACGCTGGTGCGGCGTGGCCGATTCCCCGCTCCGTCGAAGACGTGGCCCTGCTCAAGACAGCCGCCCTATCTCAGTCTCGCTTGTCGGACTACGGCTACCGCGCGCGCATCGGCGCGTACGTGTGGAACCGCGACAAGCGACCTAAGTTTGAATCCCTTCAGGATGCCCGGCGCGCCAAGGCTCACACCGCTATGCCGCTGATGTGGTCCCGAGACATTATCCCGGGAGCAATGATCAGACTGGAGGACACATCCACTTTCGATGGTAAGCATCGCTTTGTGGACCTCGGTGACAGGAGACATACATCGGTGGTCGCCTCACCTTGCGTGGTCGTGCAGCGCGTGACATCGAACGACCAGCCGCGTCGCCTGGTGGCGGCTGCTGTCTCCCCTGGTGTCTTCGACACCTTTGGCGGGTTCATAGGCGAAAACCACGTCGTCATCATCGAAGCGGTGAGCGAAAAGCCAGCGCTGCCCCCCACAAGGATGGCAAAGCTGCTAAGCGCGAGCGCAGTCGACCGCTACTTCCGGTGCATCTCAGGCGCAACGAACGTGTCAGTGTTTGAGCTCAACCAGCTCGCACTGCCTGATCCACAAGCGCTCAAGGAAGCCGCGACCAATGGCAGGTCAATGGACGACGCGGTGAATCTAGCTTTCGGGATCGTTTCCGAGAAATGA
- a CDS encoding NHL repeat-containing protein: MPNNHDVNPYGIAFVPAGLPAGSALQAGDVVVSNFNAASNKQGTGTTIVKLVTDGKPVTFFQGQNLGLTTALAVLKSGYVLVGNLPTTNGATITSTGSLLVITPQGKLLSELKDPTLLDGPWDMTVIIDNGPQVTAFVSNVLNGTVARIDLNIGPNGATLLQSSHLIASGYAHRPDPAALVVGPTGLAYDAAHDMLYVASTNDNKVFAIAGAAALAHDNGPGSVIYQDSNHLRGPLALALAPNGDLVTANGDAINPDPNQSSEIVEFTPDGRFVAQMQVDPAPGSAFGLAFGLSSSGQPQFAAVNDSTNTAIVWTLRPVGGN, from the coding sequence GTGCCGAACAACCATGACGTCAATCCGTACGGCATTGCTTTCGTGCCTGCCGGCTTGCCAGCGGGGAGCGCGCTGCAGGCGGGGGACGTCGTGGTGTCCAATTTCAACGCCGCCTCCAACAAGCAAGGCACGGGAACGACCATCGTGAAGCTTGTGACCGACGGCAAGCCGGTCACCTTTTTCCAGGGGCAGAATCTGGGGCTGACCACCGCGCTGGCTGTACTGAAGAGCGGGTATGTGCTGGTCGGCAACCTTCCGACGACGAATGGCGCAACCATTACCTCAACCGGCTCGCTATTGGTGATCACCCCCCAGGGAAAGCTTCTCAGCGAGCTGAAAGACCCAACCCTCCTGGACGGTCCGTGGGACATGACCGTCATCATCGATAACGGCCCACAGGTCACGGCGTTCGTGTCGAACGTGTTGAACGGAACGGTGGCAAGGATCGATCTCAACATTGGCCCGAACGGCGCGACGCTCTTGCAAAGCTCGCATCTCATCGCGTCCGGCTACGCGCACCGACCCGATCCTGCCGCGCTCGTTGTCGGCCCAACAGGACTGGCCTATGACGCGGCCCACGATATGCTTTATGTCGCATCAACGAACGACAATAAGGTGTTCGCCATAGCGGGCGCTGCGGCGCTCGCGCATGACAACGGACCGGGAAGTGTCATCTATCAAGACAGCAACCACCTTCGCGGACCATTGGCATTGGCGCTTGCGCCGAATGGCGATCTGGTGACGGCGAACGGCGACGCGATCAACCCCGATCCGAATCAATCGAGCGAAATCGTCGAGTTCACGCCCGATGGACGTTTCGTCGCGCAGATGCAGGTCGACCCCGCGCCTGGCTCCGCATTCGGCCTCGCATTTGGACTGAGCAGCAGCGGCCAGCCACAATTCGCGGCGGTGAACGACAGCACGAATACCGCCATCGTCTGGACGTTGCGCCCGGTCGGCGGCAATTGA
- a CDS encoding site-2 protease family protein, producing MAKLLILLLSGLKFGKLLTTGGTMLLSVVAYAFVFGWRYAAGFVVLLFIHEMGHYVAARQRGLDVGAPTFIPFVGAWIALKEQPMDVETEAYIGLAGPVAGTVGAMLCYGLARWTDSQLLLALAYAGCFLNLFNLIPLAPFDGGRITAVLSPRIWFLGVPVLLALFVWRMSPILVLMAILAVPQLMKAWRYDPDAPENRAYYSISAEARLTFTVYYLGLVVFLAMMTHELHGMLETIRPAG from the coding sequence ATGGCCAAGCTGCTGATCCTGCTGCTCTCGGGACTGAAGTTCGGCAAGCTGCTGACCACCGGCGGCACCATGCTGCTGTCGGTGGTGGCGTACGCCTTCGTGTTCGGCTGGCGCTATGCGGCGGGCTTCGTGGTGCTGCTGTTCATCCACGAGATGGGCCACTACGTGGCGGCGCGCCAGCGCGGGCTGGACGTGGGCGCGCCCACCTTCATCCCCTTCGTCGGTGCGTGGATCGCCCTGAAGGAGCAGCCGATGGACGTCGAGACCGAGGCGTACATCGGCCTGGCCGGCCCGGTCGCGGGCACGGTGGGCGCCATGCTGTGCTACGGCCTGGCGCGCTGGACCGACAGCCAGCTGCTGCTTGCGCTGGCCTATGCCGGGTGCTTCCTGAACCTGTTCAACCTGATCCCGCTGGCGCCGTTCGACGGCGGGCGCATCACTGCGGTGTTGTCGCCGCGCATCTGGTTCCTGGGCGTGCCGGTGCTGTTGGCGCTGTTCGTCTGGCGCATGAGCCCGATCCTGGTGCTGATGGCGATCCTGGCCGTGCCCCAGCTGATGAAGGCATGGCGCTACGATCCCGACGCGCCGGAAAATCGCGCCTACTACAGCATCTCCGCCGAAGCGCGGCTGACCTTCACGGTGTACTACCTGGGCCTGGTCGTGTTCCTCGCGATGATGACCCATGAACTGCACGGCATGCTGGAGACGATCCGACCGGCCGGGTGA
- a CDS encoding DUF2167 domain-containing protein → MAMGFRRAARAWMSALACASLLGVASAAQAQQANNSEQEFKQAWAAAKAAAQPGPTAVTLRDQAKLNIGTGEVFIPQPAAGQLMQAMGNRNNPDMLGLVMPTGGAEWMVVAKYEASGYIKDDDAKDWNVDDLFKSIKEGTDAANAEREKRGIPALEIQGWVERPHYDDAAHRLIWSMAARSKGQPANAPESVNYNTYALGREGYISLNLITARDHVDADKPAVQKLLANLDFQDGKRYTDFNEKTDKVAEYGLAALVGGIAAKKLGLFAVIAAFFAKFAKVAILAVAGFGAAIAKLFKRKSST, encoded by the coding sequence ATGGCAATGGGGTTCCGGCGCGCCGCGCGCGCATGGATGAGCGCCCTCGCGTGCGCATCGCTGCTGGGCGTGGCGTCCGCCGCGCAGGCGCAACAGGCAAACAATTCTGAACAGGAATTCAAGCAGGCCTGGGCCGCCGCCAAGGCCGCCGCGCAGCCCGGCCCGACCGCCGTCACGCTGCGCGATCAGGCCAAGCTCAATATCGGCACCGGCGAAGTCTTCATCCCGCAGCCGGCCGCCGGCCAACTGATGCAGGCCATGGGCAACCGCAACAACCCCGACATGCTGGGGCTGGTGATGCCGACCGGCGGCGCCGAGTGGATGGTGGTCGCCAAATATGAAGCCTCCGGCTACATCAAGGACGACGATGCGAAGGACTGGAACGTCGACGATCTCTTCAAATCGATCAAGGAAGGCACGGACGCCGCCAACGCGGAACGCGAGAAGCGCGGCATCCCCGCGCTGGAGATCCAGGGCTGGGTCGAGCGCCCGCACTACGACGACGCCGCGCACCGGCTGATCTGGTCGATGGCCGCGCGTTCCAAGGGACAGCCGGCCAACGCGCCCGAATCGGTCAACTACAACACCTACGCGCTGGGCCGCGAGGGCTACATCAGCCTGAACCTGATCACCGCGCGCGATCATGTGGACGCCGACAAGCCGGCCGTGCAGAAGCTGCTGGCCAACCTCGACTTCCAGGACGGCAAGCGCTACACGGACTTCAACGAAAAGACCGACAAGGTGGCCGAATACGGCCTGGCGGCGCTGGTCGGCGGCATCGCGGCCAAGAAGCTCGGCCTGTTTGCCGTCATCGCCGCGTTCTTCGCCAAGTTCGCCAAGGTGGCGATCCTGGCGGTAGCCGGCTTCGGCGCGGCAATCGCCAAGCTGTTCAAGCGCAAATCGAGCACCTGA
- a CDS encoding HutD/Ves family protein, whose amino-acid sequence MKLLLPETMRRMPWKNGGGITTEIAIAPPGATLDAFDWRISTARVEAAGPFSRFAGIDRSLSVIAGGCLTLHRADGETVTLAPGGAPVRFAGETAIHATLDAPLSDFNVMTRRGAWAHRAETLAMAAGERRVLSPVRPGMQWMVYCARGGLSVGGPDACAMPVPVPQGAALWLDAPGGGEALIAQADAAGYLVALWPVA is encoded by the coding sequence ATGAAACTGCTGCTGCCCGAGACGATGCGCCGGATGCCGTGGAAGAACGGCGGCGGCATCACGACCGAAATCGCCATCGCCCCGCCGGGCGCGACGCTGGACGCGTTCGACTGGCGGATCAGCACCGCACGGGTGGAAGCGGCCGGACCGTTTTCGCGTTTCGCCGGCATCGACCGCTCGCTGTCGGTGATCGCCGGCGGCTGCCTGACGCTGCATCGCGCCGACGGCGAAACCGTGACGCTTGCGCCGGGCGGGGCGCCGGTGCGCTTTGCCGGCGAAACGGCGATCCACGCCACACTCGATGCGCCGCTGTCCGACTTCAACGTGATGACGCGACGCGGCGCCTGGGCGCATCGGGCCGAGACGCTGGCGATGGCGGCGGGCGAGCGCCGCGTGCTGTCGCCGGTGCGGCCGGGCATGCAGTGGATGGTCTATTGCGCGCGGGGCGGGCTGTCCGTGGGCGGGCCCGATGCGTGTGCGATGCCGGTGCCGGTGCCGCAGGGTGCCGCCCTCTGGCTGGATGCGCCGGGCGGTGGCGAGGCGCTGATCGCGCAGGCCGATGCGGCCGGCTACCTGGTGGCGCTCTGGCCGGTGGCGTAG
- a CDS encoding HU family DNA-binding protein, with product MTTKSELVAAIAKDAELSNAAAERALNSALENIKKTVAKGGTITLVGFGSFSSGKRAARTGRNPRTGEAIKIPATKTVKFTAGKGFKDAVNKKK from the coding sequence ATGACGACCAAATCCGAACTCGTAGCCGCCATTGCCAAAGACGCTGAACTGAGCAACGCCGCCGCCGAGCGCGCGCTGAACTCCGCGCTGGAAAACATCAAGAAGACCGTCGCCAAGGGCGGCACCATCACCCTGGTTGGCTTCGGTTCGTTCTCGTCGGGCAAGCGTGCTGCGCGCACCGGCCGTAACCCGCGCACCGGCGAAGCCATCAAGATCCCGGCGACCAAGACCGTGAAGTTCACGGCTGGCAAGGGCTTCAAGGACGCCGTGAACAAGAAGAAGTAA
- a CDS encoding oxidoreductase — MTDRQTLVAQGFTADASGAEQPRGPSVLVVGASGLVGRAVVRRLVAQTWAGRVTALVRRPGALTAGQALPGRLRECVVDFARLDAPETQSVLAADIVICALGTTLRDAGSQAAFRRVDVDYPAEIARRAFAAGAHHFLLVSALGADARSSVFYNRCKGEAEAAILSVGFPSVTVVRPSLLLGERAAFRLGERVAQTLSKAVGGLVPQAWRPVPVESVAAALVTAARVDAPGVRVLENPALLAAQDERPVA; from the coding sequence ATGACGGATCGGCAAACGCTTGTTGCACAAGGCTTCACGGCCGATGCCAGCGGGGCGGAGCAGCCGCGCGGGCCCTCGGTCCTGGTGGTCGGCGCGAGCGGGCTGGTGGGGCGTGCCGTGGTGCGCCGGCTGGTCGCGCAGACCTGGGCCGGCCGCGTGACGGCGCTCGTGCGGCGGCCCGGAGCCTTGACAGCAGGCCAGGCGCTGCCCGGCAGGCTGCGCGAATGCGTGGTGGATTTCGCGCGGCTCGATGCGCCCGAGACGCAGTCTGTGCTGGCCGCCGACATCGTCATCTGCGCGCTGGGGACCACCCTGCGCGACGCCGGTTCGCAGGCAGCGTTCCGGCGGGTGGACGTGGACTATCCGGCCGAGATCGCGCGGCGCGCGTTCGCCGCCGGTGCGCACCATTTCCTGCTGGTCAGCGCGCTGGGCGCCGATGCGCGGTCGAGCGTGTTCTACAACCGCTGCAAGGGCGAGGCCGAGGCGGCGATCCTGTCGGTGGGTTTTCCGTCGGTGACGGTGGTGCGGCCGTCTCTGCTGCTCGGCGAGCGTGCGGCATTCCGCCTCGGGGAGCGCGTGGCGCAGACGCTGTCGAAAGCGGTCGGCGGCCTGGTGCCGCAGGCGTGGCGGCCGGTCCCGGTGGAGTCGGTGGCCGCCGCGCTGGTGACGGCGGCGCGGGTGGATGCCCCGGGCGTGCGGGTCCTGGAAAATCCCGCACTGCTGGCCGCGCAGGACGAGCGGCCGGTGGCATGA